Proteins from a genomic interval of Treponema succinifaciens DSM 2489:
- the rpiA gene encoding ribose-5-phosphate isomerase RpiA yields MGISKDGQKILAATTAIDSLIKEGKIFSGMKIGLGTGSTAMPAVKRLAQRIEDGTLKDIKAVATSFQTTLACEELGIPVYTLNDRAINGTLDLAIDGADEIDPDNNLIKGGGAALLREKIIAYNSSNFAIVADSSKDVKSLGTGFALPVEIIAEARVPVIKALEKLGAECVLREGVKKAGPVITDNGNLILDCKWKSPVNPHEMEEKIDGIIGVVECGFFTKIKPEVFIAKSDGTVERR; encoded by the coding sequence ATGGGTATTTCTAAAGACGGACAAAAAATTTTAGCCGCGACAACAGCAATTGATTCTTTAATCAAAGAAGGAAAAATTTTCAGCGGAATGAAAATCGGACTTGGAACTGGCTCTACTGCAATGCCGGCTGTAAAAAGACTTGCGCAGAGAATTGAAGACGGAACTTTAAAAGATATAAAAGCCGTTGCAACAAGTTTTCAGACTACATTGGCCTGCGAGGAACTTGGAATTCCAGTTTACACATTGAATGACAGAGCAATAAATGGAACTCTTGACCTTGCAATTGACGGCGCGGACGAAATTGATCCAGATAACAATCTTATAAAAGGCGGCGGCGCGGCATTGCTCCGTGAAAAAATCATTGCATATAATTCATCAAACTTTGCAATTGTTGCGGATTCTTCAAAAGATGTAAAAAGCCTTGGAACTGGTTTTGCTCTTCCTGTTGAAATTATAGCAGAAGCCCGTGTTCCCGTAATTAAAGCTTTGGAAAAACTTGGCGCGGAATGTGTGCTGCGTGAAGGTGTAAAAAAAGCCGGTCCTGTAATTACAGACAACGGAAATCTAATCTTGGACTGCAAATGGAAGTCTCCGGTTAATCCGCATGAAATGGAAGAAAAAATCGATGGAATAATCGGTGTTGTTGAATGCGGATTTTTTACAAAGATAAAGCCAGAAGTTTTTATTGCAAAATCTGACGGAACTGTTGAGCGCCGCTAG
- a CDS encoding type I 3-dehydroquinate dehydratase, whose protein sequence is MESPKICLTLTGKTLAEDLELLNKYRSYVDMAELRVDFLNQDERLYARRFPSMAGLPCILTIRREIDGGKFVEGESARTILFARALSFADEDKTKNFAYVDFEEDFHISSLEDATLAFETKVIRSFHDMKNPVRNILERLKELNPSGLEIPKIAFMPHSLDDVTNLFEQASKISGNNHIMLAMGTMGIPTRVLGAKLKNFLTYTSAPESIQNTSNIAHLDAVKLGGLYRTKSINESTKIFGITGWPLSGTSSPELHNTGYCRHGMNAVYIPFPAEKFEQAIDFSEQVGVQGLSVTVPHKEAALARADFVDNAALEIGSSNTLIKKDGKWLAYNTDAEGFLKALLEFLNLKNLKHKKISIIGAGGAAKAIAYAVYNSGGKACIFNRTLSKAKELAEKYDFKYAPLNFESVSTIRKYSDVIIQTTSKGMHCEEPSNPENDPLYFYDFTGKEALFDIIYMPKATPIMVRAREAGCKICNGFSMLLYQGYRQFELYTGVEY, encoded by the coding sequence ATGGAATCGCCAAAAATTTGTCTTACGCTGACAGGAAAAACTCTTGCAGAAGACTTGGAGCTTCTTAACAAATATAGAAGTTATGTTGACATGGCGGAGCTGCGTGTTGATTTTTTGAATCAGGATGAGCGGCTTTATGCAAGACGGTTTCCTTCAATGGCTGGTTTGCCGTGCATTTTGACAATCAGGCGTGAAATAGACGGTGGAAAATTTGTAGAAGGAGAATCTGCCCGCACAATTCTTTTTGCCCGCGCGCTTTCTTTTGCCGATGAAGATAAAACTAAAAATTTTGCCTATGTTGATTTTGAGGAAGATTTTCATATTTCAAGTCTTGAAGATGCGACTCTTGCCTTTGAAACAAAAGTAATCCGAAGTTTCCATGACATGAAAAATCCGGTAAGAAATATTTTGGAGCGTCTTAAGGAACTGAATCCTTCTGGACTTGAAATTCCAAAAATTGCATTTATGCCGCACAGTCTTGACGATGTTACAAATCTTTTTGAGCAGGCTTCTAAAATTTCTGGAAACAACCATATTATGCTTGCGATGGGAACAATGGGAATTCCAACTAGAGTTCTTGGCGCAAAGCTGAAAAATTTTTTGACATATACTTCCGCGCCGGAATCCATTCAAAATACTTCAAATATTGCCCATTTGGATGCTGTAAAACTTGGCGGACTTTACAGAACAAAATCTATAAATGAATCAACTAAAATTTTTGGAATTACCGGCTGGCCGCTTTCTGGAACTTCAAGTCCTGAGCTTCATAATACAGGATATTGCCGCCATGGAATGAATGCCGTTTATATTCCTTTTCCAGCTGAAAAATTTGAGCAGGCAATTGATTTTTCTGAGCAAGTCGGAGTGCAGGGACTTTCTGTAACTGTTCCGCATAAGGAAGCTGCTCTTGCAAGGGCTGATTTTGTGGACAATGCCGCGCTTGAAATAGGCTCAAGCAATACATTGATAAAAAAAGACGGAAAATGGCTTGCGTACAATACTGATGCGGAAGGATTTTTAAAAGCTTTGCTTGAATTTTTGAATTTAAAAAATCTAAAGCATAAAAAAATTTCTATAATTGGAGCTGGCGGAGCTGCAAAAGCAATTGCGTATGCAGTTTATAATTCCGGCGGAAAAGCCTGCATTTTTAACCGCACTTTGTCAAAGGCAAAAGAACTTGCTGAAAAATACGATTTTAAATATGCTCCGTTGAATTTTGAATCAGTTTCCACGATTAGAAAATATTCAGACGTGATTATTCAGACCACATCAAAAGGAATGCATTGCGAAGAACCTTCTAATCCAGAAAATGATCCGCTTTATTTTTATGACTTTACAGGAAAGGAAGCTTTGTTCGACATAATTTATATGCCGAAAGCTACTCCGATAATGGTGCGCGCAAGAGAGGCTGGCTGCAAAATCTGCAATGGATTCAGTATGCTTCTTTATCAGGGATATAGGCAATTTGAATTATATACAGGAGTTGAATACTGA
- a CDS encoding helicase-associated domain-containing protein encodes MNLDAKVQKIIQWRESFCTLPDKFFFELVRIYLGEVKTPYNKQKLAEEIGAFLRKKETRDSIVKFLDGTDIKILTAIKFLNEPDIEKLEKFFSSSIQQGDFYSAVASLEERLLIFSVHVKNEKNLIKINPYLEDDLSGLLNLQNLISPENEKKFPERRLKISSDLLAVFICYISSHPDICKNNGELKKKASSDLAEIFQENFNKEFFETLFKALKNLHLVQEDSEGKGFFVDWQRLELFSNLTFGNQVAYICAACTGSFSRSMILSSAEIFFKTLSFLKQEVYTRQKIIQIVFLLKDKNSRYSENSFSRFSRIVAFGSSAENSSVDSKFLDAMLDCAIELGIVDSLSEGENEFIRVNQIFEENKSQGSLSIDAGFSVIVLPGFLLSDLVPLIKFLCPKKCDTAAVFEITRQSVLKAFDFDMTKDQISSILKKYSHYEIPQNLLVSLDEWADSYNSAALYKGYVLKICPENSIVIEKKLSSYIIEILSPGIFLMNFSSDEQAKNCVERLGLDFVGNVKSTKKTAPALGFPEIDFDSKILACSSEILPIENSMISGSKKEVSKILEDLKNQLENISASAEQKEGLEERIKRRVVLSSAQLRPESVKFELTEASGMNFTGKLRVLESAVQNEDLVEIEMSTTKEILIGVPRAVVKNQILFLVCKNPETNSVEEYEISIALISKVKKIRSSASFLNLVAKES; translated from the coding sequence ATGAATTTAGATGCAAAAGTTCAAAAGATAATTCAATGGCGTGAAAGTTTTTGCACTTTGCCGGACAAATTTTTTTTCGAGTTGGTACGTATTTATCTTGGAGAAGTAAAGACTCCTTACAACAAGCAAAAGCTGGCGGAAGAAATAGGAGCTTTTCTGCGCAAAAAAGAAACCAGGGATTCAATTGTAAAATTTCTTGACGGCACTGATATAAAAATTCTTACAGCGATAAAATTTTTAAACGAGCCTGACATTGAAAAACTTGAAAAATTTTTTTCATCTTCAATTCAGCAGGGAGATTTTTACAGCGCAGTTGCAAGCCTTGAAGAACGTCTTTTGATTTTTTCTGTCCATGTAAAAAATGAAAAGAATTTAATAAAAATAAATCCGTATCTTGAAGATGATTTGAGCGGCTTGTTGAATTTGCAAAATTTGATAAGTCCAGAAAACGAAAAAAAATTTCCTGAGCGCCGACTAAAAATTTCTTCTGATCTTCTTGCGGTTTTTATCTGCTATATTTCAAGCCATCCTGATATTTGCAAAAACAACGGGGAACTTAAAAAGAAAGCGTCTTCTGACTTGGCTGAAATTTTTCAGGAGAATTTCAACAAGGAATTTTTTGAAACACTTTTTAAAGCTCTCAAAAATCTTCATCTTGTCCAGGAAGATTCTGAAGGCAAAGGATTTTTTGTTGACTGGCAGAGGCTTGAGCTTTTCTCGAATTTGACTTTTGGGAATCAGGTTGCTTATATTTGCGCTGCTTGCACAGGTTCCTTTTCCCGAAGCATGATTTTGTCTAGCGCGGAAATTTTTTTCAAGACACTTTCATTTTTAAAGCAGGAAGTTTACACAAGGCAGAAAATTATTCAGATTGTTTTTTTGCTGAAAGATAAAAATTCCCGCTATTCAGAAAATTCTTTCAGCCGTTTTTCAAGAATTGTTGCGTTTGGTTCTTCCGCGGAAAATTCTTCTGTTGATTCAAAGTTTTTGGATGCGATGCTTGACTGCGCGATTGAGCTTGGAATTGTCGATTCTCTTTCTGAGGGCGAAAATGAATTCATCCGTGTGAATCAAATTTTTGAAGAAAATAAATCGCAAGGCTCTTTGAGCATTGATGCAGGTTTTTCAGTTATAGTTTTGCCGGGATTTTTGCTTTCGGATCTTGTTCCGCTTATAAAATTTCTTTGTCCAAAAAAATGTGATACTGCTGCTGTTTTTGAAATTACGCGCCAGTCTGTTTTAAAAGCTTTTGATTTTGATATGACGAAAGATCAGATTTCCTCAATTTTGAAAAAATATTCGCATTATGAAATTCCGCAGAATCTTTTGGTTTCGCTTGATGAATGGGCGGATTCTTATAATTCAGCCGCGCTTTACAAAGGCTATGTTTTAAAAATTTGTCCTGAAAATTCTATTGTAATTGAAAAGAAACTTTCATCGTATATCATTGAAATTTTGTCGCCGGGAATTTTTCTGATGAATTTTTCATCCGATGAACAGGCAAAAAATTGCGTTGAGCGCCTTGGACTTGATTTTGTTGGAAATGTAAAATCCACGAAAAAAACTGCGCCTGCTTTGGGATTTCCAGAAATTGATTTTGATTCTAAAATTCTGGCTTGCTCTTCCGAAATTTTGCCTATAGAAAATTCTATGATTTCTGGTTCAAAAAAAGAAGTTTCTAAAATTCTTGAGGATTTGAAAAATCAGCTTGAAAATATTTCAGCTTCTGCAGAGCAAAAAGAAGGACTTGAGGAGCGGATAAAACGGCGCGTGGTTTTGTCTTCGGCTCAGCTTAGGCCTGAAAGCGTTAAGTTTGAGCTTACCGAGGCAAGCGGAATGAATTTCACCGGAAAGCTCAGGGTTTTGGAAAGCGCAGTTCAAAATGAAGATTTGGTTGAGATTGAAATGTCTACGACAAAAGAAATTTTAATAGGCGTTCCAAGGGCTGTTGTAAAAAATCAGATTCTTTTTTTAGTTTGCAAAAATCCTGAAACAAATTCAGTTGAAGAATACGAAATTTCAATTGCCTTGATTTCAAAAGTAAAAAAAATCAGAAGCTCGGCTTCATTTTTAAATTTAGTTGCAAAGGAGTCTTGA
- a CDS encoding DNA repair helicase XPB, translating into MPESENPLIVQSDRTLLLDVHAPLAEECRAALIPFAELVRSPEHLHTYQISSLSLWNAESSGFTGEQAVEVLKKFSRYEIPQSVVVWIEETSGRFGKLRLVQGPSVENSDGIKEEYLYLVSNSPYVFKQIEANAFARKFLVPCECAEEFSAGLSEKEKTFCFKLLLTDRGIIKQNLLKIGWPVKDDVPLQDGFPLEINLRKTTFSGRSFEVREYQKAAANALVGNKGPGTGFGTIVLPCGAGKTIVGMEIMSLLKTNTLIVTTNITAVHQWIDELIDKTDLDASQIAEYTGENKTIKPVTVATYQILTWRPDKNGPYPHFSLFRQNNWGLVIYDEVHMIPAPVFRVAAELQAVRRVGLTATLVREDGCEGNVFSLVGPKRYDVPWKELEKAKWIAKAECIEVRLGLPENKEIEYAVAANREKHRIASENPLKNKIVQELVEKFKDDKILIIGQFLTHLEIIAKLLNVPIITGKTKNSERDIIYDDFRSGKIRVLVVSKVANFAIDLPDASVAIQVSGTFGSRQEEAQRLGRILRPKERTSRFFTLITRGTVEEDFGSNRQKFLAEQGYSYRIVRYENEKSFDDLEVPIQIEGCGQ; encoded by the coding sequence ATGCCTGAAAGCGAAAATCCTTTGATTGTTCAGTCTGACAGAACGCTTTTGCTTGATGTCCATGCGCCTCTTGCCGAAGAATGCAGGGCTGCCTTGATTCCTTTTGCGGAACTTGTGCGCTCTCCTGAACATTTGCATACATATCAAATTTCATCTCTTTCATTGTGGAACGCTGAAAGCTCAGGATTTACAGGCGAACAGGCGGTTGAGGTTTTAAAAAAATTTTCACGTTATGAAATTCCGCAGAGCGTTGTTGTTTGGATTGAAGAAACTTCCGGGCGTTTTGGAAAACTCAGGCTGGTTCAGGGGCCTTCCGTGGAAAATTCAGACGGAATAAAAGAAGAATATCTTTATCTTGTTTCAAATTCTCCGTATGTTTTTAAGCAGATTGAAGCTAATGCTTTTGCCAGAAAATTTCTTGTTCCGTGCGAATGTGCAGAAGAATTTTCAGCAGGACTTTCAGAAAAAGAAAAAACGTTTTGCTTTAAACTTTTGCTTACTGACCGCGGAATTATTAAGCAGAATCTATTAAAGATTGGCTGGCCTGTAAAAGATGATGTTCCTCTTCAGGACGGATTTCCTCTTGAAATAAATCTGCGGAAAACAACTTTTAGCGGACGGTCTTTTGAAGTGCGTGAATATCAGAAAGCTGCTGCAAATGCGCTTGTTGGAAACAAAGGTCCGGGAACTGGATTCGGCACGATTGTTCTTCCTTGCGGCGCGGGCAAAACGATTGTCGGCATGGAAATAATGAGCCTTTTAAAGACAAATACGCTTATTGTAACTACAAATATTACAGCTGTTCATCAGTGGATAGACGAGCTTATTGATAAAACTGATTTGGATGCAAGCCAGATTGCGGAATATACTGGAGAAAATAAAACTATAAAACCAGTAACGGTTGCCACTTATCAGATTCTTACTTGGCGTCCTGACAAAAACGGCCCGTATCCGCATTTTTCACTTTTCAGGCAGAACAACTGGGGGCTTGTTATTTACGACGAAGTCCACATGATTCCGGCTCCTGTTTTTAGAGTTGCGGCAGAACTTCAGGCTGTGCGGCGTGTCGGTCTGACTGCGACTCTTGTGCGTGAAGATGGTTGCGAGGGCAATGTTTTTTCTTTGGTTGGTCCAAAAAGATATGATGTTCCTTGGAAAGAGCTTGAAAAAGCAAAGTGGATTGCAAAGGCTGAATGTATTGAAGTTCGCCTTGGACTTCCTGAAAATAAAGAAATTGAATATGCAGTTGCGGCCAACAGAGAAAAGCACAGAATTGCAAGTGAAAATCCTTTGAAGAATAAAATTGTTCAGGAGCTTGTTGAAAAATTCAAGGATGACAAAATTCTTATAATCGGGCAGTTTTTAACTCATCTTGAAATTATTGCCAAGCTTTTGAATGTTCCGATTATTACCGGCAAAACAAAAAACTCCGAACGTGATATAATTTATGACGATTTTCGAAGCGGAAAAATACGTGTGCTTGTTGTCAGCAAGGTTGCGAATTTTGCAATCGATTTGCCGGACGCGAGCGTGGCAATTCAAGTGAGCGGAACTTTCGGTTCAAGGCAGGAAGAAGCTCAGCGGCTTGGAAGAATTCTTCGTCCAAAAGAAAGAACTTCAAGATTTTTTACTTTGATTACGCGCGGAACAGTTGAAGAAGATTTTGGAAGCAACCGACAAAAATTTTTAGCAGAGCAAGGATATTCCTATAGAATTGTCCGCTACGAAAATGAAAAAAGTTTTGATGACCTTGAAGTTCCGATTCAAATCGAAGGATGTGGCCAATGA
- a CDS encoding ferritin family protein, which produces MKKWVCKVCGYVHTGDNAPEECPVCHAKNAFNEMVETKGFACEHQVGSAKGLDEEVVKGLRENFAGECSEVGMYLAMSRQADREGYPEIAEAYKRYAFEEAEHAAKFAELLGEVLTDSTKKNVQMRADAEAGACEGKLQLAKRAKELGYDAIHDTVHEMAKDEARHGAGFKGIMQRYFSK; this is translated from the coding sequence ATGAAAAAATGGGTTTGCAAAGTATGCGGATATGTTCACACAGGAGACAATGCGCCGGAAGAGTGTCCAGTTTGCCATGCAAAAAATGCTTTCAATGAAATGGTTGAAACGAAAGGATTTGCCTGCGAGCATCAAGTTGGTTCTGCAAAAGGCTTGGACGAAGAAGTTGTAAAAGGACTCCGTGAAAATTTCGCCGGTGAATGCTCAGAAGTCGGCATGTATCTTGCAATGTCCCGCCAGGCAGACCGCGAAGGCTATCCGGAAATTGCAGAGGCATACAAACGCTATGCTTTTGAAGAAGCCGAGCACGCAGCAAAATTCGCCGAGCTTCTTGGGGAAGTTCTTACTGATTCAACAAAGAAAAATGTCCAGATGAGAGCCGATGCAGAAGCAGGAGCTTGCGAAGGAAAACTTCAACTTGCAAAACGCGCAAAGGAACTTGGCTACGACGCAATTCACGACACAGTGCATGAAATGGCAAAAGATGAAGCGCGCCACGGAGCAGGATTCAAGGGAATAATGCAGCGTTATTTCAGCAAATAA
- a CDS encoding Fur family transcriptional regulator, with the protein MNHEQIAAKLEEKNIRPSVQRMAIYNFLAENPVHPTVDTIYTALSPQMPTLSRTTVYNTLRQFSECGLVQTITIEDGELRYDADTSNHLHFKCIKCGKIYDIFKPVELPPQFLQDGFKAEKIQTNIWGICKDCS; encoded by the coding sequence ATGAACCACGAACAAATCGCAGCAAAACTAGAAGAAAAAAATATCCGGCCGTCAGTTCAAAGAATGGCAATTTACAACTTTCTTGCGGAAAATCCAGTGCATCCGACCGTTGACACAATTTACACAGCACTTTCTCCGCAAATGCCAACATTATCTCGAACAACAGTTTACAACACTCTTAGGCAATTTTCTGAATGCGGACTCGTGCAGACAATTACAATTGAAGACGGCGAACTTAGATATGATGCGGACACTTCAAATCATCTGCACTTTAAATGTATAAAATGTGGAAAAATCTACGACATTTTTAAGCCAGTCGAACTTCCGCCACAGTTTTTGCAAGACGGATTCAAAGCGGAAAAAATTCAAACCAACATCTGGGGAATTTGCAAAGACTGCTCTTAA
- a CDS encoding PrsW family glutamic-type intramembrane protease: protein MNFTGLIPAFLICTIPVLAALACMVVLIKEFKLGFGFVAVFCGLFAVVPIYAIQFFMETSGLINLHSLFSVLIKSILVNGVVEETIKMAVFFIFPSKKMSMKVFFACAVLSGLSLGCFETLIYIASGIKNLELRLLTAVVIHSCCAGLSGLFVFNLKNGSLKIYPFVLAVFLHGIYNYFAGFKMDSMFFWFSLVVVLVAVVECRIRYRAMNPEGLILFR from the coding sequence ATGAATTTTACAGGTTTGATTCCAGCATTTTTAATTTGCACAATTCCTGTTTTGGCGGCATTGGCTTGCATGGTTGTTCTTATAAAAGAATTCAAGCTTGGCTTTGGATTTGTTGCTGTTTTCTGCGGACTTTTTGCCGTTGTTCCGATTTATGCAATTCAGTTTTTCATGGAAACTTCCGGGTTGATTAATTTGCATTCTCTTTTTTCTGTTTTGATTAAAAGCATTCTTGTGAATGGCGTTGTTGAGGAAACTATAAAAATGGCGGTGTTTTTTATTTTTCCTTCAAAGAAAATGTCAATGAAAGTTTTTTTTGCCTGCGCCGTTTTGAGCGGACTTTCGCTTGGCTGCTTTGAAACTTTAATTTACATTGCTTCTGGAATAAAAAATCTTGAGCTTAGGCTTTTGACTGCGGTTGTTATTCATTCTTGCTGCGCAGGACTTTCGGGGCTTTTTGTTTTTAACTTAAAGAATGGAAGCCTTAAAATTTATCCGTTTGTTCTGGCGGTTTTTCTGCACGGAATTTACAATTATTTTGCTGGATTTAAAATGGACAGCATGTTCTTTTGGTTTTCGCTTGTTGTAGTTTTGGTTGCTGTTGTGGAATGCCGGATTCGTTACAGGGCAATGAATCCGGAAGGGCTGATTCTTTTTCGGTAG
- a CDS encoding TetR/AcrR family transcriptional regulator has product MAIVVEHEKRKREILEKSFQLFIEDGYEDVTYQKIADKCGITRTTLYIYFKNKREIFLWSIKQLTNDVEQELIGIIKNNQIDSIECLKRIFLCIIDIAESNRAFFRVLKMYLMQLEKSGVDINDRVTRRVIRIQHLMNMVLIRGQKKDEIKNLPIKEINSLLYCLLETSIFRLGILNQENLDEMRGTVQFVIEQFRTEKK; this is encoded by the coding sequence ATGGCGATTGTTGTTGAGCACGAAAAGCGCAAAAGGGAAATTCTTGAAAAGTCATTTCAGCTTTTTATAGAAGATGGATACGAAGATGTTACTTATCAGAAAATCGCAGACAAATGCGGAATTACTCGTACAACTCTTTATATCTATTTTAAAAACAAGCGTGAAATTTTTTTGTGGAGCATAAAGCAGCTTACAAACGATGTTGAGCAGGAGCTTATTGGAATTATAAAAAACAACCAGATTGATTCAATAGAATGCCTTAAGCGGATTTTTTTGTGCATAATCGATATTGCGGAAAGCAACCGGGCATTTTTCCGTGTTTTAAAAATGTATCTTATGCAGCTCGAAAAAAGCGGCGTGGATATAAACGACCGTGTAACAAGGCGCGTTATCCGGATTCAGCATTTGATGAATATGGTTTTAATCCGCGGACAAAAAAAAGATGAAATAAAAAATCTTCCGATAAAAGAAATTAACAGCTTGCTTTACTGCCTTTTGGAAACTTCAATTTTCCGCCTTGGAATTCTTAATCAGGAAAATCTTGATGAAATGCGCGGAACGGTTCAGTTTGTAATAGAGCAGTTCAGGACGGAGAAAAAATAA
- a CDS encoding THUMP domain-containing class I SAM-dependent RNA methyltransferase produces the protein MNTFVALCAVGAEKILGNEIKHLGYALAGNAPGRVSFLGDNDALYRSNFCLRTSDRVYLQMARYKADNFDSLFEGCYRIDWQDFFRKDVRVVVDKVRVYKSRINSEHTIQGMIQKAIYTKLGDIWRMNSLPESGNQADVRVYMERDEAVILLDTSGQALHKRGYRTEGGAAPLRETTAAVLLQEMMWRRKTPLHDPFCGSGTIAIEATLYAHNVAPGLGRNFAYENLSIYDSSRALEIKKEEASKIRTDVECHIAGSDIDPFAIDRAKLNAEHACTMAGRALQLIGSDMRIERPEFFVSDFENLHSEFENGLILCNPPYGERLGDEFQAESLYRKMGSLISNFENWHIGVITSQKSFENCFGKKASAVKSLKAGNLDTSFYIYR, from the coding sequence ATGAATACTTTTGTTGCTCTTTGCGCAGTTGGCGCGGAAAAAATCCTTGGAAATGAAATAAAACATTTGGGCTATGCTCTTGCAGGAAATGCTCCTGGCCGTGTTTCGTTTTTAGGCGACAATGATGCTTTGTACCGCTCAAATTTTTGTCTTAGGACGAGCGACAGAGTTTATCTTCAGATGGCTCGTTACAAAGCAGACAATTTTGATTCCCTTTTTGAAGGTTGCTATAGAATCGACTGGCAGGATTTTTTTAGAAAAGATGTTCGTGTTGTTGTAGATAAAGTCCGTGTTTACAAAAGCCGGATTAACAGCGAGCATACGATTCAGGGAATGATTCAAAAGGCAATTTATACAAAGCTTGGAGATATTTGGCGCATGAATTCTTTGCCGGAATCTGGAAATCAAGCGGATGTGCGTGTTTACATGGAGCGGGACGAAGCTGTGATTTTGCTTGATACAAGCGGGCAGGCTTTGCATAAGCGCGGCTACAGAACTGAAGGCGGCGCAGCTCCGTTGCGGGAAACAACTGCTGCGGTTCTTTTGCAGGAAATGATGTGGCGCAGAAAAACTCCTTTGCATGATCCTTTTTGCGGAAGCGGAACGATTGCAATAGAAGCTACTCTTTATGCCCACAATGTTGCTCCTGGGCTTGGAAGAAATTTTGCCTATGAAAATCTTTCTATATATGATTCTTCCCGCGCTCTTGAAATAAAAAAAGAAGAAGCCTCAAAAATCCGCACAGATGTTGAATGCCACATTGCCGGAAGCGACATAGATCCGTTTGCAATCGACCGTGCAAAACTGAATGCTGAACATGCTTGCACAATGGCAGGAAGAGCCTTGCAGCTGATTGGAAGCGATATGCGCATTGAGCGTCCTGAATTTTTTGTAAGCGACTTTGAAAATTTGCATTCAGAATTTGAAAACGGACTTATACTTTGCAATCCTCCTTACGGCGAACGCTTGGGCGATGAATTTCAGGCTGAAAGTCTTTACAGAAAAATGGGCAGCTTGATTTCAAATTTTGAAAACTGGCATATTGGTGTTATTACAAGCCAAAAGTCTTTTGAGAATTGTTTTGGGAAAAAAGCTTCTGCGGTAAAGTCTTTAAAAGCTGGAAATCTGGACACTTCTTTTTATATTTACAGGTAA
- a CDS encoding ISAs1 family transposase — MVKFPLGGIMLLRESLEEIDDFRVKRCRKFELADIFLLVLFGLLSGIKDIEHIAEWAEEAEESIKGLVKFEFGPPSADTILRVFRNVNADKIEKVFIKWAHGIYEKVKIEPDRTIVAIDGKTMCGSNKVTGAKGIHIVSAWADELSLILGQVKTDEKSNEITAIPELLELIDIRGMIITIDAMGCQKKICEKIKEKKADYVLSLKGNQSTTHEAVKDFFSMDEKELAKYGVIKSEKECNPDHGRIENRQYYLCTNLSWLENKDEWPGLKAVAMAREERTVNGKTSTDIRFFLTSLDNIELVKKSIRLHWGIENRLHWCLDMTFNEDYKRHRKDHSPENMTVMRRLALNILRQAEKPENKKQDSLSKRTIWFRENRQFRQTVLRLL, encoded by the coding sequence ATGGTAAAATTCCCCTTGGGTGGAATTATGCTTTTAAGAGAAAGTCTGGAAGAAATAGACGATTTTAGAGTAAAAAGGTGCAGGAAGTTTGAACTGGCTGATATTTTCCTGCTGGTTTTGTTCGGGCTGCTAAGCGGCATCAAGGACATTGAGCACATAGCTGAATGGGCGGAGGAAGCGGAAGAGTCCATCAAGGGGCTGGTGAAGTTTGAGTTCGGTCCGCCAAGTGCCGACACAATTCTCCGGGTTTTCAGAAATGTGAACGCAGATAAAATCGAGAAAGTTTTTATAAAGTGGGCTCATGGAATTTACGAAAAAGTAAAAATTGAACCGGACAGAACAATTGTTGCCATCGACGGAAAGACGATGTGCGGCTCAAACAAGGTCACGGGAGCAAAGGGAATTCACATTGTAAGTGCATGGGCAGATGAACTGTCCCTCATTCTTGGGCAGGTAAAGACAGATGAAAAGTCAAATGAAATCACTGCAATTCCTGAGCTTCTGGAACTGATTGATATAAGGGGAATGATAATCACAATCGATGCAATGGGCTGCCAGAAAAAAATCTGCGAGAAAATTAAGGAAAAAAAAGCAGACTATGTTCTTTCTTTGAAAGGAAATCAAAGCACGACACACGAAGCCGTAAAAGACTTTTTCTCTATGGATGAAAAGGAGCTTGCAAAATACGGAGTTATAAAAAGCGAAAAGGAATGTAATCCTGACCATGGACGAATTGAAAACAGGCAGTATTACCTGTGCACGAACCTGTCGTGGCTGGAGAATAAAGATGAGTGGCCGGGACTTAAGGCTGTTGCCATGGCACGGGAAGAACGGACTGTAAATGGAAAAACTTCCACAGACATCAGGTTTTTTCTAACTTCACTTGATAACATTGAACTTGTGAAAAAATCAATTCGACTACACTGGGGAATTGAAAACCGCCTTCACTGGTGTCTTGATATGACTTTCAATGAGGACTACAAAAGGCACCGAAAGGATCATAGTCCGGAAAACATGACAGTTATGCGCCGGCTTGCATTAAATATCTTACGCCAAGCAGAAAAACCGGAGAATAAAAAACAGGACAGTTTAAGCAAGCGCACGATCTGGTTTCGGGAAAACCGCCAGTTCCGCCAAACGGTTTTAAGGCTCCTTTAA